The Streptococcus pluranimalium genome contains a region encoding:
- a CDS encoding nucleoside hydrolase, whose product MRKVYLNHDGGVDDLVSLYLLLKMEDVELVGVGVIEADCYLLPAVEASKKIIQKFGSDKDKQLRVASSDSRPVHPFPKEWRMHAFTVDALPILNEHKPLQVEDSPLKAHEDLVHVLMNSEDKIDLVFVGPLTDLARALDLEPRIEEKIGKLYWMGGTFLDHGNIEEPEHDGTAEWNVFWDPYAAKRVWDSNIKIELVALESTRMVPLTLDVRDRWAQGRQNEGLDFLGQCYAIVPPLTHFVTNSTYFLWDVLTTASFGKEDLVKREVVESDVLTTGASKGKTIKVDGGRPVDLVYHVDRDAFFDYITGLAEK is encoded by the coding sequence ATGCGTAAAGTCTATTTGAACCATGACGGTGGTGTTGATGATTTAGTATCTTTGTACCTCTTGTTAAAAATGGAAGATGTTGAACTGGTTGGTGTCGGCGTCATTGAAGCAGATTGTTATCTTTTGCCGGCAGTAGAAGCTAGTAAGAAAATCATTCAAAAATTTGGTTCTGACAAAGATAAACAGTTGCGAGTTGCTTCATCTGATTCGCGTCCAGTTCACCCATTTCCGAAAGAATGGCGTATGCATGCCTTTACCGTAGATGCACTGCCTATTCTTAATGAACATAAACCTCTCCAAGTTGAAGACTCTCCTCTGAAAGCTCATGAAGATTTGGTTCATGTTTTAATGAATTCTGAAGATAAGATTGACCTTGTTTTTGTAGGACCTTTGACTGATCTAGCACGTGCGCTTGATTTGGAACCTCGTATTGAAGAGAAGATTGGTAAACTTTACTGGATGGGTGGTACTTTCCTTGACCATGGTAATATTGAAGAACCAGAGCATGATGGAACAGCTGAATGGAATGTTTTCTGGGATCCATACGCCGCAAAACGTGTTTGGGATTCAAACATTAAAATTGAGTTAGTTGCTCTTGAAAGCACTCGTATGGTGCCATTAACTTTGGATGTTCGTGACCGTTGGGCTCAGGGACGCCAAAATGAAGGATTGGATTTCCTTGGTCAGTGTTATGCCATTGTACCACCATTAACACATTTTGTGACGAATTCAACCTACTTCTTGTGGGATGTTCTAACGACAGCTTCGTTTGGTAAAGAAGATTTGGTGAAACGTGAAGTAGTTGAGTCCGATGTCCTTACGACAGGTGCAAGCAAAGGGAAAACAATTAAGGTTGACGGTGGTCGTCCAGTAGATTTAGTTTACCATGTTGATCGTGATGCCTTTTTTGATTACATTACAGGTTTGGCTGAAAAATAA
- a CDS encoding MptD family putative ECF transporter S component translates to MSKQSFFAIKRTLIAALLYFACLGIGVLLNLIFDRNGNMFYAPAFSAVFSGILYFQYLLKKSFFGLISLTSVIVSLFFLFSGHFWATILPYWGFALLADLLAKSGHYKEDIKNKLSFILFSLTTTGPILFMWLAPKAYQEMLLERGKDMAYITRVMVEPDLKVVLFFFGLTLLGALLGIILGQRIPFNKSSKKF, encoded by the coding sequence ATGTCAAAACAATCTTTTTTTGCAATCAAGCGTACTTTGATTGCCGCCTTACTTTATTTTGCCTGTCTAGGAATCGGGGTTCTATTGAATCTTATCTTTGACAGAAATGGTAACATGTTTTATGCCCCAGCCTTTTCTGCGGTCTTTTCGGGGATTCTTTACTTCCAATATCTGCTAAAAAAATCTTTTTTTGGTTTAATTTCTTTAACTTCAGTAATCGTATCGCTCTTCTTTTTATTCTCAGGTCATTTTTGGGCAACTATCCTGCCATACTGGGGATTTGCTCTACTGGCTGACCTTCTAGCCAAGTCAGGTCATTATAAAGAAGACATCAAAAACAAACTTTCCTTTATTTTATTTTCCTTAACAACTACTGGTCCTATTTTATTCATGTGGTTAGCACCAAAGGCTTACCAAGAAATGCTTTTAGAACGAGGGAAAGATATGGCTTATATTACTAGAGTTATGGTTGAACCAGACCTCAAAGTCGTCTTATTTTTCTTTGGCCTAACACTTCTGGGAGCTTTATTAGGTATTATTTTAGGACAAAGAATCCCATTCAACAAATCGTCAAAGAAGTTTTAA
- a CDS encoding YxiG family protein: MVHNLEENLNNLWGATILEYNMDLFRNNLNMQLKLLDGGNESFHTLNFKNISTAYFLNDVDDFKYVITDMEYLELTAIELLDEESPLIFQGNAQNNSKVNVIMEIWNQVLFLETNSIEVDGIEFEL; encoded by the coding sequence ATGGTTCACAACTTAGAGGAAAATTTAAATAATTTATGGGGAGCCACTATTTTAGAATACAATATGGACTTATTTAGGAATAATCTGAACATGCAATTAAAATTACTCGATGGAGGGAACGAGAGTTTTCACACTCTAAACTTTAAAAATATCTCCACTGCTTATTTTTTAAATGATGTAGATGATTTTAAGTATGTTATTACTGATATGGAGTACTTAGAATTGACTGCTATTGAACTATTGGATGAAGAGTCTCCCCTTATATTCCAAGGGAATGCTCAAAACAATTCCAAAGTTAACGTGATTATGGAAATATGGAACCAAGTATTATTTCTAGAAACAAATAGCATAGAAGTAGATGGTATAGAGTTTGAATTATAA
- a CDS encoding SMI1/KNR4 family protein codes for MLKDDLKKKIASTEGVDFAPFGKGISEEWIKKAEERLSFKFPESYKWWLKNYMGGEIYGEEIFSIYGLDFDNVVGGDIVYINELNRKKGFSSSDQLVICECEDGMFYFQNQDSLNNELPVFRDEEYYASDFIEFLLKRIAE; via the coding sequence ATGCTGAAAGATGACTTGAAAAAAAAGATTGCTTCTACTGAAGGTGTAGATTTTGCACCGTTTGGGAAAGGGATTTCTGAGGAATGGATAAAAAAAGCTGAGGAAAGGTTGAGTTTTAAGTTTCCTGAATCATATAAATGGTGGCTAAAAAATTATATGGGAGGTGAAATTTATGGAGAAGAGATATTTAGTATTTATGGATTAGATTTTGACAATGTTGTCGGTGGCGACATTGTTTATATAAATGAATTAAATAGGAAAAAAGGTTTTAGTAGTTCTGATCAATTGGTCATTTGCGAATGTGAAGATGGTATGTTTTATTTCCAAAATCAAGATTCTTTGAATAATGAGTTACCTGTCTTTAGGGATGAGGAATATTATGCAAGTGATTTTATAGAGTTTCTGCTAAAAAGAATTGCGGAGTAA
- a CDS encoding S24 family peptidase, which produces MEQKVVPLFSVQVLDHIALSAGHGSGFYNEYETKEVFTDKEYLYDVATWIDGHSMEPVYQNGEIALIREGGFDYDGAVYAISWNEKLYIKKVYLEKDGYRLVSINDSYPDKFVPAEDEPRIVGKIVGNFIPIEQ; this is translated from the coding sequence ATGGAACAAAAGGTTGTCCCACTCTTTAGTGTCCAAGTGCTGGACCATATCGCCCTCTCGGCAGGACACGGTTCTGGCTTCTACAACGAATACGAGACTAAGGAAGTCTTTACAGACAAAGAATACCTCTACGATGTAGCAACATGGATTGATGGGCATTCCATGGAACCTGTCTACCAAAATGGAGAGATAGCCTTAATCCGTGAAGGGGGCTTTGATTACGATGGGGCGGTTTATGCTATTTCCTGGAATGAAAAATTATACATTAAGAAGGTTTATCTTGAAAAAGACGGCTATCGCCTCGTTTCCATTAATGATTCCTATCCAGATAAATTTGTGCCTGCAGAGGACGAGCCGAGGATTGTCGGGAAAATAGTGGGAAACTTTATTCCTATAGAACAGTAA
- a CDS encoding GNAT family N-acetyltransferase, producing MINYKVIASLRIEDVLPLYEAVGWTNYTSQPQMLEQALRQSLYVQAAYDSGKLVGILRAVGDGVSIMFIQDIIVLPSYQRQGIGSQLIKNCLEIYKNVYQIHLLTDTTDKTKAFYESQGFKIVEAVDCRAYTLVR from the coding sequence ATGATAAACTATAAAGTGATAGCATCATTAAGAATAGAAGACGTTCTGCCCTTATATGAAGCCGTTGGCTGGACGAATTATACTTCTCAACCTCAAATGCTTGAGCAAGCATTGAGACAAAGCCTCTATGTCCAAGCTGCCTATGATAGTGGTAAGTTGGTGGGGATTTTACGGGCGGTTGGAGATGGCGTTTCTATTATGTTTATTCAGGATATTATTGTGTTACCAAGTTACCAAAGACAGGGGATTGGAAGCCAATTAATCAAAAACTGTCTAGAGATATACAAAAATGTTTATCAAATACATCTTTTGACGGATACAACGGACAAGACCAAAGCGTTTTATGAAAGCCAAGGTTTTAAAATAGTTGAAGCCGTTGATTGTAGGGCTTACACTTTAGTGAGGTAA
- a CDS encoding PaaI family thioesterase — translation MLDKLHEISVFENYDLLMEEVGHILVSTKIVEKSLNYYGNAHGGYLFTLCDQVAGLTCLSLGSEAVTMQSNIHYMKGGHLGDLLTIDGTCLHNGRKTKVVEVTITNQAGERVAQASFTMFVTGEHAGIQK, via the coding sequence ATGTTAGATAAACTACATGAAATTAGTGTGTTTGAAAATTATGATTTGCTGATGGAAGAAGTAGGTCATATCCTTGTGTCAACGAAGATTGTTGAAAAGTCTCTTAATTATTACGGCAATGCTCATGGTGGCTATCTGTTTACCTTGTGTGATCAAGTTGCGGGTCTGACTTGTTTATCTTTAGGAAGTGAGGCTGTGACCATGCAGTCTAATATTCATTATATGAAGGGTGGTCACTTGGGAGATTTGCTTACCATTGATGGGACTTGCTTGCATAATGGTCGTAAGACTAAGGTTGTAGAGGTTACGATTACTAACCAAGCAGGTGAAAGAGTTGCTCAAGCTTCCTTTACCATGTTTGTGACTGGTGAACATGCTGGAATTCAAAAGTAA
- a CDS encoding aromatic acid exporter family protein, protein MSIFQRTIKLVLATTIAIILAQLFGLAFATSAGVIAILSILDTRKSTLTIAWRRLLSALLALVIAVVLFSIFGYHIWVISLYMMLYVPLAYHWKLESGIPPITVLILHLYSLESILLTHIMNEVSLLFIGTGVALALNAYMPSKQARIDAYHLEVEEGLRAILNALARLLKNGDGSNKGELIDKLEETLTKALELVYIESDNQIFQSTNYQVHYFEMRREQEKILKGMAESIRSLTLKSEESQLLAQLFEGTADQLSQENPATALLTKLHEFRDHFRERALPEKREEFESRALLFQLLGDLERFIQLKVDFYSSYQLSE, encoded by the coding sequence ATGTCGATTTTTCAACGGACGATAAAATTAGTTTTAGCAACTACGATTGCCATTATTTTAGCTCAGCTATTTGGTCTAGCTTTCGCGACATCTGCTGGGGTGATTGCTATTTTAAGTATCTTGGATACGCGCAAAAGTACCTTGACCATAGCTTGGCGCCGATTGTTATCCGCTTTATTGGCGCTAGTTATAGCCGTTGTCTTATTCTCTATTTTTGGTTATCATATTTGGGTGATTAGTCTTTACATGATGCTTTATGTTCCTTTGGCTTATCATTGGAAGTTAGAATCTGGCATTCCACCGATAACAGTCTTGATACTTCACTTGTATAGTTTAGAAAGTATTTTGTTAACTCATATTATGAATGAGGTTAGCTTACTGTTTATTGGTACTGGAGTGGCTTTAGCCTTAAATGCTTACATGCCTTCCAAACAAGCAAGGATTGATGCCTATCATCTAGAAGTCGAAGAAGGTTTGAGAGCCATTTTAAATGCTCTTGCAAGACTCTTAAAAAATGGAGATGGTAGTAACAAGGGTGAATTAATCGATAAACTTGAGGAGACTCTGACGAAAGCCCTAGAATTGGTTTATATCGAAAGTGACAATCAAATTTTTCAATCAACCAACTATCAAGTTCATTATTTTGAAATGCGCCGTGAACAAGAAAAAATTTTAAAGGGGATGGCTGAAAGCATTAGATCTTTGACCTTAAAAAGTGAAGAGAGTCAACTACTGGCACAGTTATTTGAAGGAACAGCTGACCAATTAAGTCAAGAAAATCCAGCAACTGCCTTATTGACAAAATTACACGAGTTTCGAGATCATTTCAGAGAAAGAGCATTACCAGAAAAACGTGAAGAATTTGAAAGCCGAGCTTTGCTTTTTCAACTTCTGGGAGATTTGGAACGTTTTATTCAATTAAAAGTTGATTTTTATAGTTCGTACCAATTATCGGAATAG
- a CDS encoding PoNe immunity protein domain-containing protein codes for MRDTIKDSEYFKYYLDKQNTRLTFYKNKLPEIDTSKEKVMRSMKNAIFTINFEILLARYSKGDDLKSIRAEYIKSIPAFKEVFSDIIDMSTLQFIALAVLLDVDLFNDQEFLSLLDKFEVSHGVIDILMHKENISDISRYQDIRRFRPWVAELYQSPDDREAIISKQLSNWYKSQRSSYFYGYDKEKEPLYFGYWALEIAALVKVLNIPDDSFKDNKYYPYDLVHFGG; via the coding sequence ATGAGAGATACAATAAAAGATAGTGAGTACTTCAAATATTACTTAGATAAACAAAATACTAGGCTTACATTTTATAAAAATAAATTACCCGAGATAGATACTTCAAAGGAAAAAGTCATGAGATCGATGAAGAATGCAATTTTCACGATAAATTTTGAAATTCTACTGGCTAGATATTCTAAAGGTGATGATTTGAAGTCAATAAGGGCAGAATATATAAAATCTATACCTGCATTCAAAGAAGTCTTTTCAGATATCATTGATATGAGTACTCTTCAGTTTATAGCTTTAGCAGTATTACTAGATGTCGATTTATTTAATGATCAGGAGTTTTTATCATTACTTGATAAATTTGAAGTTTCACATGGTGTTATTGATATTCTCATGCACAAAGAGAATATTAGTGATATTAGTCGTTATCAAGATATCAGACGTTTTAGACCCTGGGTTGCAGAACTTTATCAGTCACCTGATGATAGAGAAGCTATCATTTCAAAACAGTTATCGAACTGGTATAAAAGTCAAAGAAGTAGTTATTTCTATGGCTATGATAAAGAAAAAGAACCATTATATTTCGGTTACTGGGCATTAGAAATTGCTGCATTGGTAAAAGTATTGAATATCCCAGATGATTCTTTCAAAGACAATAAGTATTACCCTTACGATTTAGTTCATTTTGGAGGTTAA
- a CDS encoding SDR family NAD(P)-dependent oxidoreductase, with product MSDLAFKNKVVLITGGAHGIGQATAEAFKKAGATVEIIDIAPGDHFVGDISQKETLEAFADHVLKKHHQVDILVNNALPPMVGLDQASFEDFQKALTVGVTAPFYLSQLFASHFASGASIINVSSSRYAQSQAQTESYSAAKGGITSLTHALAMSFAGKVRVNAVAPGWIETSDSVHSDADNYQHPVGRVGVPDDIAHMILYLASDKAGFITGQTITVDGGMSKKMIYHEDENWSLKLYD from the coding sequence ATGTCTGATTTAGCCTTTAAAAACAAAGTTGTTCTTATTACTGGTGGTGCTCATGGCATTGGCCAGGCGACTGCTGAGGCTTTTAAAAAAGCTGGTGCAACAGTAGAAATCATTGATATTGCCCCAGGCGACCATTTTGTCGGTGATATTAGTCAAAAAGAAACCTTGGAAGCTTTTGCAGATCATGTCTTGAAAAAACATCATCAGGTGGATATTTTAGTCAATAATGCGCTACCGCCCATGGTTGGACTGGATCAAGCAAGCTTTGAGGATTTCCAAAAAGCCCTAACAGTTGGTGTCACGGCGCCATTTTATTTGAGTCAGTTGTTTGCTAGTCACTTTGCTTCTGGTGCAAGTATCATTAATGTATCGTCATCGCGTTATGCCCAAAGTCAAGCTCAAACGGAAAGCTACTCAGCTGCTAAGGGAGGTATTACGTCTCTGACGCATGCTCTAGCCATGTCGTTTGCTGGCAAAGTACGGGTAAATGCTGTCGCGCCTGGTTGGATTGAGACAAGTGATAGCGTACACTCTGATGCAGACAACTACCAGCATCCAGTTGGTCGTGTGGGTGTCCCAGACGATATTGCTCATATGATCCTTTATTTGGCTTCGGATAAGGCAGGTTTTATCACGGGACAGACCATTACAGTTGATGGTGGAATGAGTAAAAAAATGATTTATCATGAAGATGAGAATTGGTCTTTGAAGCTTTATGATTAA
- a CDS encoding HNH endonuclease, translating to MAKRPKISTTINEIADYWTNKVCESELSVDWSEARERCWRCARKTKLERCHIIPHSRGGTDRPSNFVLLCKRCHLENPNVVDQEIMWDWLKAYKVSLYDTFWIVQGLDEYQKIYGDSFLDQCAANGVIDRKKIEGLVALKMRGSSHHFGEPHFNKATVAGILRMIYKEIIKNPSD from the coding sequence ATGGCTAAACGGCCCAAAATAAGCACAACGATTAACGAGATTGCAGATTATTGGACTAATAAAGTTTGCGAGAGTGAACTGAGCGTTGATTGGTCGGAAGCAAGAGAGAGGTGTTGGCGATGTGCCCGTAAAACCAAGCTAGAACGTTGCCATATTATTCCTCATTCTAGAGGGGGTACAGATAGGCCTTCAAATTTTGTCTTGTTGTGCAAAAGATGCCATCTTGAAAATCCAAATGTTGTGGACCAAGAGATTATGTGGGATTGGTTGAAGGCCTATAAGGTCTCCTTATATGATACGTTTTGGATTGTACAAGGCTTGGACGAATATCAAAAAATTTATGGTGATTCATTTTTAGATCAGTGTGCAGCAAATGGTGTGATAGATCGTAAGAAAATAGAGGGGCTAGTGGCCTTGAAAATGAGGGGTAGTAGTCATCATTTTGGTGAGCCTCATTTTAACAAAGCGACTGTTGCAGGTATTCTTAGAATGATTTACAAGGAAATCATCAAAAATCCCTCTGACTAA
- a CDS encoding GNAT family N-acetyltransferase — translation MKITITNRLTRTEENQVRQLIASIRKHDHLTREPFLTNILNVDQDMPAFFLAYDLDELRGFLTVYADTLDEPELMIWVAPTYRRQGIAKRLFRSYQEATEPYHLGKPSFSIERHFLRANPDLANAWHLKETDDSELWMTRGRQLIELPDKKELRILLADDKHIDATAMFQSHVFDEPIEVTRTYAKEAIEDPNSLLYVVLIEDFVVASCTVDLSSGDQVLYGLAVKKDYQNQGIGRYLTSFIINDRIAKDHKSFQIAVESDNLIAKNLYEKLGFVSQSEVTYLV, via the coding sequence ATGAAGATAACCATAACGAATAGATTAACAAGAACAGAAGAAAATCAGGTTCGTCAGTTAATTGCTAGCATCAGAAAGCATGACCACTTGACTCGAGAACCCTTTTTGACCAATATCTTAAATGTTGATCAGGACATGCCAGCTTTCTTTTTGGCCTATGATTTAGATGAGTTGAGAGGTTTTTTGACAGTCTATGCTGATACACTAGATGAACCAGAATTGATGATTTGGGTAGCTCCAACATACAGACGACAAGGAATTGCTAAGAGACTTTTTCGTTCGTATCAGGAGGCAACTGAACCTTATCACTTGGGGAAACCATCATTTTCCATTGAAAGGCATTTTCTACGCGCCAATCCTGACCTAGCAAATGCCTGGCATCTCAAAGAAACTGACGATAGTGAACTCTGGATGACTAGAGGACGTCAGCTGATAGAGCTACCGGACAAAAAAGAGTTACGGATTCTTTTAGCTGATGATAAGCATATCGATGCTACTGCAATGTTTCAATCACATGTTTTTGATGAACCTATAGAAGTAACACGAACTTATGCTAAAGAAGCTATTGAGGATCCAAATAGTTTACTCTATGTTGTATTGATAGAGGATTTCGTCGTGGCTTCTTGTACGGTAGATTTATCGTCAGGAGATCAGGTACTCTATGGCTTAGCCGTTAAAAAGGACTATCAAAATCAGGGGATTGGTCGTTATTTGACATCCTTTATTATCAATGATCGTATAGCAAAAGACCATAAGTCTTTTCAAATCGCAGTAGAGAGCGACAATCTCATCGCCAAAAATCTTTATGAGAAGCTAGGATTTGTCTCACAATCGGAAGTAACCTATCTCGTATAG
- a CDS encoding HNH/ENDO VII family nuclease, producing the protein MYQRDDLIDPNLTDTFGRTNVDRMKKGLTPIGPDGKSIELHHTTQRQTSSIAETTYTFHKQNSKTIHINPNTISSGINRNEFGKWRGSYWENRAKDFID; encoded by the coding sequence GTGTATCAACGAGATGATTTGATAGATCCGAATCTTACTGATACTTTTGGTAGAACAAATGTTGATCGTATGAAAAAAGGTTTGACACCTATAGGGCCGGATGGTAAATCAATTGAATTGCATCATACTACACAGAGACAAACCAGTTCGATTGCAGAGACTACATATACGTTCCATAAACAAAATTCAAAGACAATTCATATTAATCCCAATACAATCTCTTCAGGAATCAATCGCAATGAGTTTGGGAAGTGGAGAGGAAGTTACTGGGAGAACAGAGCGAAAGATTTTATTGATTAA